The sequence GATGAGCGCGAGGGTCTGCACGTGGGCGGTGTACTGGGCCTTGAGCCACGCGGGATCGTACGCGGGTGTCCCGGCGAGGGACTTGAGGGCGGCGGTCTGCCTCAGTTGCGCGGCCGTTTGCCCGGAGGGCAGTGTTACGCCGAGTTGCGCCGCTGTCTTGACGACACCGGCATCAAGGGCGCGGTGGTCGCGGATGAAGTCGGCGCCGACACGCTTGACGCAGGCGGTGGTCGCGGCACTCTGAGCCTGCTGACTGGTCGCGATCTCCCACAGGTTGCCCTGGTGGGCTGCGGTCAGGAGCTGTTTGTCCAGGGCGGAGGCAGCTGACGGCGAGGGCGACGACGAAGCGAGGGCCGGGAGCGACGTGGCACCCATGACGCACAGGGTCGCGGCGCAGACGGCGGCGGAACGGGCACGGGATCGAGTCGTGTACATGAGTCCTCCACAGGTCGCACATGCAAGGCCCGACGAAAACCCCACCCTGAAAACCCCATCCTCATTGCTCAAAAGGTAACAAAACACACCTATGTCATGGTTCACCCGGTTGAGCTGCCCGGCAACCCGGGACTCCAGCGCGAGCGGGTGCGGCACCTGCCGGTGCGGTCACAGGCCCACGTCCCGGCCGCGGATGTCCTCCAGCGACTCGCGGCGGACCAGCAGGCGGGCCGTGCCGTCGCGTACGGCGGTCACCGGCGGGCGGCCGACCAGGTTGTAGCCGGAGGCCATCGAGAGGTGATAGGCGCCCGCCACGGGGACGGCGAGCAGGTCGCCGGGGCGTACGTCGGCGGGCAAGCCGGCCCGGGCGGCCAGCACGTCGCCCGCCTCGCAGTGCCGGCCCACCACGGTCACCCGGGCCGGGGGCGCGGTGCTGCGCCTGCCCACCAGCCGCGGCGCGTAGCGGACGCCGTACAGCGCGGGGCGCGGGTTGTCGCTCATGCCGCCATCGACCGCCACGAAGACGCGGTCACCGGTGTGTTTGACCGACAGGACGCGGTAGAGCGCGATGCCCGCGGGGCCCACGATCGCCCGGCCCGGCTCGATGATCAGGCGTGGGACGGGGAGCCCGGCCGTGGCGCAGGCGTCGGCCAGTTCGACGCGCACCCTGCGGGCCAGTGCGGTCAGGTCCAGGGCGTCCTCGCCGGGGCGGTAGGCGATGCCGTGGCCGCCGCCGAGGTCGAGTTCGGGCAGGACCAGTCCGTGCTGCTCGTACAGCCGGCTCATCAGGCCGACGAGGCGCCGTACGGCGACCAGGTACGGCTTGACGCTGGTGATCTGGGAGCCCAAGTGGCAGTGCAGGCCGGTGAGTTCGAGCTGCGGCTGGTCGAGGATGCGGGCTATGGCGTGCTGGGCGTAGCCGTCGGCGATGGACAGCCCGAACTTCTGGTCCTCGGTGCCGGTGCGGATCTTCTCGTGGCCGCCCGCGCTGATCCCGGGGACGACCCGGACCATCACCTTCTGGTGCCCGTCGGGGCCGACGGCGGCGGCCAGCCGGGCGATCTCGGAGGGGCTGTCGATGACGATTCGTCCGACGCCCAGGCGCAGGGCGGTCTCCAGGTCGCGGGGGGACTTGGCGTTGCCGTGCAGCACGATCCGCTCGGCGGGGAAGCCGGTGGTGACGGCGAGTTCGAGTTCGCCGGCAGAGCAGACGTCGAGGCCGAGCCCCTCCTCGGCCATCCAGTGGGCCATGGCCCGGCACAGGAACGCCTTGGCGGCGTAGAGGACTTGGGCGTCGGGAAAGGCGTTCCGGTAGGTGCGGCAGCGGTCGCGGACCTCCGCCTCGTCGAGGACGTAGACCGGGGTGCCGAAGCGGTCGGCGATCTCGGCGAGCGGTACGCCGCCCACGCTGAGGTCGCCGTGCGGGGACTCGGTGGTGGAGGCGGGCCACACCGACAACTCGGCGGTCGTGGCGGTGGGTTCGTGGACCGTGGTCATGGTGGCTGCCCCTCTCAGGCGGACCGCAGGGCGGGGATCTCGGCACCGGCGGGGGTGAGCGGTGCGGGGGCCGGGGCGGTGAACTGCGGGTCCACCGTGAGGGAAGTGACGCCGAGCGGGGCGGTCAGCGCGCGCAGCGCGGGCTCGGCGAGGCGGATCCACGGCCGGCCGGGGCCGAGCGTGGCGGTCAGCCGGAGCAGAGAGGTGAAGCCGCCCACGCTGAGGTCGCCGTGCGGGGACTCGGTGGTGGAGGCGGGCCACACCGACAACTCGGCCGTCGTGGCGGTGGGTTCGTGGACCGTGGTCATGGTGGCTGCCCCTCTCAGGCGGACCGCAGGGCGGGGATCTCGGCACCGGCGGGGGTGAGCGGTGCGGGGGCCGGGGCGGTGAACTGCGGGTCCACCGTGAGGGAAGTGACGCCGAGCGGGGCGGTCAGCGCGCGCAGCGCGGGCTCGGCGAGGCGGATCCACGGCCGGCCGGAGCCGAGCGTGGCGGTCAGCCGGAGCAGGGACGTGAAGCCGACGGCGGTGCGGTCGCCGAGCGGGGTGCGGAAGAGCTGGGCCGTGCACCCCCAGGGACCCGGCCGGACAGGTACGTACAGGGGTCCGGCCGGGACGGGATCGGAGGGCTCGGGGTCGTCGCCGTAGAGAAGTCGTGCCATGGGGTGCCTCCCACGAAGGGCAGGGAGTTGGGTGATCCGGAGTGCCCCGGACGCGGGGAGGCGGTCCGGGGCTCGCCGTCGACGTTATGCCCGTTCTCCCGTGGGTTCCGGCGGGCCCTGACGAGACGCTGACGGGGGCGCCCATGACCTTGACGGGGCGCTGACGCACGCGCTCGCAGGGGGTGCGGACAGCCGTCAGAAGAGTGTCAGGAAGTGGTGCCCGGGCTTTTCGGACCGCCCCGGCGGCGGTGTGATGGAAGGGATTTCCGAGGAGGAACCGATGTCCGATTACCGCCCGCCCTCGGCCGCCCGGGTCGTGGTGGGAGTGAGCGGCTCGCTGGGCAGTACGACCGCACTGGCCCGGGCCGCCGTGGAGGCCAGGCGCCGGGGGGCCGAACTCTGGCCGGTGCTGGCGTGGGAGCCCCCGGAGGGCGATCTCGCCGGCCGCAGGTTCCCGGCCTCGAGGGCCATGGTCCCGCAGTGGGAACAGCTCGCGCGCGAGCGGCTCGTCGAGGCGCTGCGGGAGGTGTTCGGCGGCACCGGCACCGGGCTGCCCGGCCAGGCACTGGTCGTCCGGGGCGCTCCCGGACGGGCGCTGGTGCGGATCGCCGACCGGGAGGACGACGTCCTCGTCATCGGTGCCGGACGGCGGGGTCGGCTGCACCGGGCGCTGTGGCCGTCGGTCGGCCGCTACTGCCTCGCGCATGCCGTCTGTCCTGTCCTGGCGGTGCCGCCGTCCCCGCTCGAGTCCACGCTGGCGTCCGTCCACCGCCGCAACACCTGGCGGCTGCGGCTGGACGCCGGGCGGCTGGAGCGGGAGTCAGCGGCGCTGCCGCCCGGCGGCGCACGAACATGATGCTGCGTCACATGCGGTGCTCCCGGCGCCGTTCAGGCACTCGGTCAGGACGTCATCACCGCCTCCGACCCCGGCTGTCCCGGACGTCCCCGTTGCGGTGCCGTCGGTACGGCCAGCACCATCGTGAGTCCGCCGCCCGGTGTGTCCTCGGCGTGCAGTGTCCCCCCGACGGCCTCCGCGAAGCCCCGGGCGACCGCCAGGCCGAGGCCGACGCCGACACCACGTGGGGCGTCGCCGTAGCGCTGGAAGGGTTCGAAGATGCGGTCCTTGGCCTCGTCCGGGACACCGGGTCCGCGGTCGACCACCCGCAGCTCCACCCGGTCGGCGAGAGCGCTGGCGAAGCCCAGGACCGGCTCCCCGGGTGGGCTGTACTTGACGGCGTTCTCGACGACGTTGGCGACGGCCCGCTCCAGCAGCCCCCGGTCGATGTGCACCATGGGCAGCGTCTCGGGGATGTCCAGCTCCACGCTGTCCTCGGGCACCCCGCCGAGCGCCATCGGGACCACCTCGTCGAGGCCGGTCTCGCGGATGATCGGGGTGACCGTGCCGGTATGGAGGCGGGACATGTCGAGCAGGTTGCCGACGAGGTGGTCGAGGCGATCGGCGCCCTCCTCGATGGCCGCGAGCAGCTCGGCCCGGTCCTGCGCGGACCACTCGACGTCGTCGGAACGCAGCGACGTCACTGCGGCCTTGATGCCGGCGAGCGGGGTGCGCAGGTCGTGGCTCACGGCGGCGAGCAGCGCGGTCCGCATGCGGTTGCCCTCGGCCAGCTCCTTGGCCCGGTCGGCCTCGTGCTGCAGGCGCTGGCGGTCCAGCACGACGGCGGCCTGCGCGGCGAACGCGGCCAGGGCCCGGCGGACGGCGGCGGGCAGCACCCGGCCGCTCAGGGACAGGGCCAGGTGGTCGCCCACGGGCACGTCGACGTCGGCGTCCTCGGGGATCCCGGCGGGCCGGGGGCCCACGCTGCCGGCGCAGGTCCACGGGGCCGTCTCGCCCGACCGCTCCAGCAGCGCGACCGACTCCATCCCGAAGGTCTCGCGCACCCGCTCCAGCAGCGCCTCCAGCGTGGTCTCGCCGCGCAGCACGTTCCCGGCGAGGAAGGACAGGATCTCCGACTCGGCGCGCAACCGGGCCGCCTGCTGGGTGCGCCGGGCCGCGAGGTCCACGACCGACGCCACGGACACCGCGACCCCGACGAAGATCGCTATGGCGACGATGTTCTTCGGGTCGGCGATCGTCAGGGTGTGGACGGGCGGGGTGAAGTACCAGTTCAGCAGCAGGGAACCGATCACCGCCGAGGCCAGCGCCGGGAACAGGCCGCCGAGCAGGGCCGCCGCCACCGTCAGCGCCAGGTACAGCAGCATGTCGTTGGTGAGGCCGACGTCCGCGGTGGTGCTGGTGAGCAGCCAGGTCAGCACCACCGGCCCGAACACGCCGACGAGCCGGCCCTGGATGACCCGGGAGCGGCCGAGGCGCGCGCCGCGGGCGACCGGGAGTCCGCGGCCCTTGCCCGCCTCGTCGTGGGTGATGAGGTGGACGTCGAGGTCGGGCCCGGACTCGACGGCGACCGTGGCGCCGACACCCGGCCCGAAGACGTACTGCCAGCTTCTGCGCCGCGAGACGCCGAGGACGATCTGGGTGGCGTTGACGCCCCGGGCGAAGTCGAGGAGCGCGGCCGGTATGTCGTCGCCGACCACGTGGTGGAAGGTGCCGCCGAGGTCCTCGACCAGGGTGCGCTGGTCGGTGAGTTCCTTCGGTGAGGCCGAAGTGAGGCCGTCGCTGCGGGAGATGTAGACGGCGAGCACCTCGCCGCCGGCGCCCTTCTCGGCGAGCCGGGCCGCACGCCGTATCAGGGTGCGCCCCTCGGGGCCGCCGGTCAGCCCGACCACGATCCGCTCGCGCGAGCCCCAGATGGCCGACACCCGGTGCTCGCGGCGGTACTCGTTCAGGTACTCGTCGACCCGGTCGGCCACCCACAGCAGCGCCAACTCCCGTAGTGCGGTGAGGTTTCCGGGCCGGAAGTAGTTGGCGAGGGCCGCGTCGACCTTGTCCGGCCGGTAGATGTTGCCGTGCGCCATGCGGCGCCGCAGCGCCTCCGGGGACATGTCGACCAGCTCTATCTGGTCGGCCCGCCGTACGACCTCGTCCGGCACGGTCTCCTGCTGCCGCACGCCGGTGATCGACTCGACCACGTCGCCCAGCGACTCCAGGTGCTGGATGTTGACGGTCGAGATGACGTCGATCCCGGCGGCGAGCAGTTCCTCGACGTCCTGCCAGCGCTTGGTGCCCCGCGAGCCGGGGATGTTGGTGTGCGGCAGCTCGTCCACGAGCGTCACCTGGGGACGGCGGGCGAGGACGGCGTCCACGTCCATCTCGGTGAAGACGGCGCCCCGGTACTCGATCTCCTTGCGCGGGATCTGTTCCAGGCCGTGCAGCATCACCTCGGTGCGCGGCCGGTGGTGGTGTTCCACATGGGCGACCACGCAGTCGGTGCCCCGCTCGACACGGCGGTGGGCCTCCGACAGCATCGCGTACGTCTTGCCGACGCCGGGTGCCGCGCCGAGGTAGACCCGGAGCTTGCCGCGCGACATGTCATTCCTCGAAGCGGTAGCCCATACCGGGCTCGGTGATCAGATAGCGGGGGTGCGAGGGGTCCGTCTCCAGCTTGCGGCGCAACTGGGCCATGTAGACCCGCAGATAGTTGGTCTTGCTGCTCCGCGAGACGCCCCAGACCTCCTGCAGGAGGTGCCTTTGGGTGATCAGCCGGCCGGGGCTGGTCACCAGGATCTCCAGCAGGTGCCACTCGGTCGGTGTGAGCCGGACGTCCCGCCCGCCGCGTACGGCCTTCTTGGCGAGCAGGTCGAGGGTGAAGTCCGCCGTCTCGACCACGGTCGTCTCGGGGACGAGCGGGGTGTCCTCGGTGCGGCGGACGGCGGCCCGCAGCCGGGCGAGCAGCTCGTCCATGCTGAACGGCTTGGTGACGTAGTCGTCCGCGCCGGCGTCGAGCGCACCCACCTTCTCGTCGGAGGCCTGGCGGGCGGACAGCACCATGATCGGTACCCGGCTGCGGCCGCGCAGCGCCTTGATGACGTTGACGCCGTCCATGTCGGGCAGGCCGAGGTCCAGCAGCACCACGTCGGCTGGCGCGCGGCGGCCAGCCGGAGGGCGGTGGCCCCGTCCGGGGCGGCGTCCACGCCGTAGTGGCGTGCCTGCAAGTTGATGACGAGGGCCCGTACGAGCTGCGGGTCGTCCTCCACCACGAGCACCCGGGTCATGGGTGTGTGCCTCTCCCGTCATGCCTGCGGGAGCCGGTGTCCCGGGATGCCTCCCGGGGCGCCGGCTCCCGTCGCGAATCGCGTAAGGGCGTCACTTCTTGGCCACGAGGTCCTTGAGCGCGATGTTGAGTTCGAGGACGTTCACCTGCGGCTCACCGATGAAGCCGAGGGTGCGTCCCTGGGTGTGGTCCTTGACGAGCTTGTCCACCGCGGCGACGGACAGTCCGTTCTTCGCGGCGACCCGGTGGACCTGGAGTTCGGCGTACTCCGGGGAGATGGCCGGGTCCAGTCCGGAGCCGGACGAGGTGACGGCGTCGGCGGGGACGTCGGCCGGCCTGACGGTGTAGCCGGGGACCGAGTTGTCCTTGACGACCGCATCCTTGGCGGCGAGCACCTGGGCGCAGAGTAGAACCACTTCAGGTCCGGATCCGGCGTCTGCTGCCCCTTCTTCAGCGGCAGGTTGTACGACTGCCCGATCAGGGACGACCCGACGACCCTGCCGTCCGCCACCGGTGGGTAGCCCTGTGATCACAGCCGGAACCGCAGTCGGCAGATCACCGCGTCCGTCTCCCGGCGCACGGTGTGGGCGACCACGGCACCCCGCTGGTTCTGCAGCAGCCGCTGCCACAACCGTTCCGGCTCGGCCTCCGGGATCAGCACCGTGACCCGGGTGCCCGGCTCGGCGGCGGCCACGTCACGCACGTAGGCGGCGATGGGCTTGCCGAGGGTACGCCGGGCGCAGGACAGCCGTACCAGCTCCACCCCGGGGTCCCAGTCGGCCCAGGCGCGCTCCAGGGCGTGCAGCTGGGCCCGGTCCTCGGGGTCCGGGTAGCACACGGTCACCGCACGGACCTCGTCACCGAGGGAGGCGGCCGCGGTCAGCGCCTCGGATGTCAGCCGGGACAGCGTGGACACCGGCACGACCACCAGCGAGCGGTCGCGGTGCGGGGCCCTCGGGATCCGGCCGAGGCCGAGCCGCTCGCCGATCCGGCCGTAGGCGCGGTGCACGGTCTCGAAGGCGGCAACCAGCAGCGGCAGGGCGATCACGATCAGCCAGGCACCTTCGGTGAACTTGCTCGCCGTGACGACGACGGTAGCGATGCCGGTGAGCACGGCCCCGAAGCCGTTCAGCAGCGCCTTCCCGCGCCAGCCGGGGCTCCGCTCGAGCCGCCAGTGCCGGACCATGCCCACCTGGGCGACCGTGAAGCCGACGAAGACGCCGATCGCGAACATCGGCACCAGGGTGTTGGTGTCGCCGCCGGAGAACACCAGCAGCGCGGCCGAGACGACGGCGAGCGCGAGGACACCGTGCCGGTGCACCTGCCGGTCGGCCTTCAGGGCGAAGACGTGCGGGGCGTAGTTGTCCCGGGCGAGCAGCTTCAGCAGCACCGGGAGCCCGCCGAAGGAGGTGTTCGCCGACAGGGCCAGCAGGATCATCGTCGCGAACTGGATGACGTAGAACGCCCAGTTGTGGCCGAGGGAGGCGTCCGCGAGCTGGGCCAGGACCGTGACCCCCGCCACCGGCTGGAGGTGGAAGCGGCCGATGAGCACCGACAGGCCGACCAGCATGAGCCCGAGTACGGCGCCGAGCGCGACCTCGGCCCGCTGCGCCCGCCGGACGCGCGGCACCCGGAAGGAGGGCACGGCGTTGGCGATGGCCTCCACGCCGGTCAGCGCGGCACACCCGGAAGCGAAGGCTTTCAGCAGAAGCAGCGCGCCCACGGAGGAGGCGTTGTCGGCGAGGACCGAGGCGTGCCCGGCCGCCGTCGCCGTGCTCACCGGGTGGGAGCGGAACAGACCCACGGCGATGAGGACGAAGATCGAGCCGACGAAGACGACGGTCGGCACGATGAACGCCTTCGCGGACTCCACGATCCCGCGCAGATTGACGCCCGTGATCAGGACGAGCACGGCCAGGCACAGCCACAGCCGGTCGGCGTACAGGGACGGGAAGGCGGAGGTCAGCGCGGCCACACCGGCGGTGACGGCGACGGCGACGTTGAGGACGTAGTCGAGGACGAGCGAGGCGGCGGCGACCAGACTGGTTCGCGCCCCCAGGTGCGTCTTCGCGACGGCATACGACCCGCCGCCGTCCGGGAAGGCCGCGATGACCTGCCGGTAGGAGGCCACGAGCACGGCGAGCAGGGCGGCGATGGCCAGCGTGACGGGCATGGTGAAGCCCAGCCCGTGCGCGCCGGCGGCGGCGAGGACGAGCACGATCGCCTCGGGGCCGTAGGCCACCGACGCCATGGCGTCCAGCGAGAGCGCGGCGAGCCCGGTGACGGTGGTGAGCCGGTGCCGCTCCCCGGTATCGGGCGGCTCCTCACCGGCGGGAACGGCATCCGGCTGCTCGGTGGTCAGGACGGACATGGGCGTGCTCCTTACATCCTTACTGCGCGGGCGCACCCAGGTTCTGTCCGTTTCCGTTCGCGGCCGACCGGTCCTTGCGGGATCTTCGCGCCCAACCGGTCCGTCTTGACGCGACCTTGACGCGTGTCCGCGTCAGGGCCGTGTCAACGAACGGCGGTCCGTAGCCGCAGGTCGGTACGGTCAGCGGTATGGCACGCCCTGAGACGTCGGGTGAGACGGCGAACGACCGGAACTGGGCACGGGAGTGGTGGAGCGCCGTCCGCTGCGCCGCCGTGCCCCTCGTCCTGCTGATCCTGCTCGACTGGGCCACCGGCCGTGCCGCCCTGTGGCGTACGGCGCTGTGGCTGGCGCTCTGCGCCCTGCTGTTCGCCGTGCTGTGTCCCGCCCGCGTCTCCGCCGGCCCGAACTGGCTGGCGTCGCGCCGGCTGGGCCGCGAACACCGGGTCCGCACCGACCTGTTGATCTCGGTCCGCGTCCTGGACGGCGTCTCCCAACGACTGCTGCTGCGGGACGCGCTGGGCGGCCGGGTCGAGATCGACCCCGAGGTCCTGCTCCGCGAGCCGCGGCTGTGGCACCGCCTCGCCGAGGGGGCCCGACAGGCCGCGTCCGACGGGCTGCTGCTGTGCGGCGAGACCGCGCTGCACCGCCTGTCGTCCCGGGTGGAGAGGGAGACGGCGTGGAGAGTGTTCAGGGTGTCGGGGCCGGAGCGTTCGTGGGTGACGCGGTGGACGTCGATGTCTCCGGACAGCTCGGTGACCGTCTCGCCGGTGCCGGGGCCGGTCAGGAAGCGGGCCAGCCGGCCGCGTCTGCTGGTGCCGAGCACGAGCTGGGTGGCGTTCTCGGCGCGGGCGAACTCCACCAGGGCGGTGGCCACGTCGTCGCCGACGACCGAGTGGTAGCTGCCGCCCAGGTCCTCCACCAGCCGGCGCTGCCGGGCCAGAAAGGCGTGCGAGACCCCGCCGGCCGCGAGCCCGTCGCTGCGGGCCACGTGCACGGCGAGCAGGTCACCGCCCGCGGACCGGTCGGCGATGCGTGCGGCCCGCCGGACGAGGGTGTCGCCCTCCGGGCCGCCGGTCAGCGCGACCACCACCCGCTCCCGGGTCTCCCAGACCCGCCCGATGCCGTGCCGCGTGCGGTACTCCTGCAACGCCTCGTCGACCCGGTCGGCCGTCCACAGCAGCGCCAGCTGCCGCAACGCGGTCAGATTGCCGGGCCGGAAGTAGTTGGCGAGCGCGGCGTCGATCTTCTCCGGGGCGTAGATGTTGCCGTGCGCCATGCGGCGGCGCAGCCCTTCCGGGGGCATGTCGACCAGCTCGATCTGCCAGGCGCGCCGGACGACCTCGTCCGGCACGG comes from Streptomyces sp. FXJ1.172 and encodes:
- a CDS encoding sensor histidine kinase; this translates as MSRGKLRVYLGAAPGVGKTYAMLSEAHRRVERGTDCVVAHVEHHHRPRTEVMLHGLEQIPRKEIEYRGAVFTEMDVDAVLARRPQVTLVDELPHTNIPGSRGTKRWQDVEELLAAGIDVISTVNIQHLESLGDVVESITGVRQQETVPDEVVRRADQIELVDMSPEALRRRMAHGNIYRPDKVDAALANYFRPGNLTALRELALLWVADRVDEYLNEYRREHRVSAIWGSRERIVVGLTGGPEGRTLIRRAARLAEKGAGGEVLAVYISRSDGLTSASPKELTDQRTLVEDLGGTFHHVVGDDIPAALLDFARGVNATQIVLGVSRRRSWQYVFGPGVGATVAVESGPDLDVHLITHDEAGKGRGLPVARGARLGRSRVIQGRLVGVFGPVVLTWLLTSTTADVGLTNDMLLYLALTVAAALLGGLFPALASAVIGSLLLNWYFTPPVHTLTIADPKNIVAIAIFVGVAVSVASVVDLAARRTQQAARLRAESEILSFLAGNVLRGETTLEALLERVRETFGMESVALLERSGETAPWTCAGSVGPRPAGIPEDADVDVPVGDHLALSLSGRVLPAAVRRALAAFAAQAAVVLDRQRLQHEADRAKELAEGNRMRTALLAAVSHDLRTPLAGIKAAVTSLRSDDVEWSAQDRAELLAAIEEGADRLDHLVGNLLDMSRLHTGTVTPIIRETGLDEVVPMALGGVPEDSVELDIPETLPMVHIDRGLLERAVANVVENAVKYSPPGEPVLGFASALADRVELRVVDRGPGVPDEAKDRIFEPFQRYGDAPRGVGVGLGLAVARGFAEAVGGTLHAEDTPGGGLTMVLAVPTAPQRGRPGQPGSEAVMTS
- a CDS encoding SAV_915 family protein; the protein is MARLLYGDDPEPSDPVPAGPLYVPVRPGPWGCTAQLFRTPLGDRTAVGFTSLLRLTATLGSGRPWIRLAEPALRALTAPLGVTSLTVDPQFTAPAPAPLTPAGAEIPALRSA
- a CDS encoding DUF4142 domain-containing protein, which translates into the protein MYTTRSRARSAAVCAATLCVMGATSLPALASSSPSPSAASALDKQLLTAAHQGNLWEIATSQQAQSAATTACVKRVGADFIRDHRALDAGVVKTAAQLGVTLPSGQTAAQLRQTAALKSLAGTPAYDPAWLKAQYTAHVQTLALIDKEIASGTNPHVKSLAKSARPVVARHTRMVNQGVCNA
- a CDS encoding universal stress protein, whose translation is MSDYRPPSAARVVVGVSGSLGSTTALARAAVEARRRGAELWPVLAWEPPEGDLAGRRFPASRAMVPQWEQLARERLVEALREVFGGTGTGLPGQALVVRGAPGRALVRIADREDDVLVIGAGRRGRLHRALWPSVGRYCLAHAVCPVLAVPPSPLESTLASVHRRNTWRLRLDAGRLERESAALPPGGART
- the lysA gene encoding diaminopimelate decarboxylase: MTTVHEPTATTAELSVWPASTTESPHGDLSVGGVPLAEIADRFGTPVYVLDEAEVRDRCRTYRNAFPDAQVLYAAKAFLCRAMAHWMAEEGLGLDVCSAGELELAVTTGFPAERIVLHGNAKSPRDLETALRLGVGRIVIDSPSEIARLAAAVGPDGHQKVMVRVVPGISAGGHEKIRTGTEDQKFGLSIADGYAQHAIARILDQPQLELTGLHCHLGSQITSVKPYLVAVRRLVGLMSRLYEQHGLVLPELDLGGGHGIAYRPGEDALDLTALARRVRVELADACATAGLPVPRLIIEPGRAIVGPAGIALYRVLSVKHTGDRVFVAVDGGMSDNPRPALYGVRYAPRLVGRRSTAPPARVTVVGRHCEAGDVLAARAGLPADVRPGDLLAVPVAGAYHLSMASGYNLVGRPPVTAVRDGTARLLVRRESLEDIRGRDVGL
- a CDS encoding APC family permease — protein: MSVLTTEQPDAVPAGEEPPDTGERHRLTTVTGLAALSLDAMASVAYGPEAIVLVLAAAGAHGLGFTMPVTLAIAALLAVLVASYRQVIAAFPDGGGSYAVAKTHLGARTSLVAAASLVLDYVLNVAVAVTAGVAALTSAFPSLYADRLWLCLAVLVLITGVNLRGIVESAKAFIVPTVVFVGSIFVLIAVGLFRSHPVSTATAAGHASVLADNASSVGALLLLKAFASGCAALTGVEAIANAVPSFRVPRVRRAQRAEVALGAVLGLMLVGLSVLIGRFHLQPVAGVTVLAQLADASLGHNWAFYVIQFATMILLALSANTSFGGLPVLLKLLARDNYAPHVFALKADRQVHRHGVLALAVVSAALLVFSGGDTNTLVPMFAIGVFVGFTVAQVGMVRHWRLERSPGWRGKALLNGFGAVLTGIATVVVTASKFTEGAWLIVIALPLLVAAFETVHRAYGRIGERLGLGRIPRAPHRDRSLVVVPVSTLSRLTSEALTAAASLGDEVRAVTVCYPDPEDRAQLHALERAWADWDPGVELVRLSCARRTLGKPIAAYVRDVAAAEPGTRVTVLIPEAEPERLWQRLLQNQRGAVVAHTVRRETDAVICRLRFRL
- a CDS encoding SAV_915 family protein — translated: MTTVHEPTATTAELSVWPASTTESPHGDLSVGGFTSLLRLTATLGPGRPWIRLAEPALRALTAPLGVTSLTVDPQFTAPAPAPLTPAGAEIPALRSA